One window of the Athene noctua chromosome 5, bAthNoc1.hap1.1, whole genome shotgun sequence genome contains the following:
- the CDKN2C gene encoding cyclin-dependent kinase 4 inhibitor C isoform X1, with the protein MAEPSGNELASAAAKGDLVQLTNLLQKNVNVNAQNGFGRTALQVMKLGNPEIARRLLISGANPNLKDSTGFAVIHDVAREGFLDTLQTLLEFKADVNIEDNEGNLPLHLAAREGHVRVVELLLERAECKVGHQNKRGATAYDLAKLYKRSAVVKLLEDSSFFPAAMN; encoded by the exons ATGGCCGAGCCTTCTGGGAACGAGCTGGCGTCCGCGGCTGCCAAGGGGGACCTAGTGCAACTTACTAATTTGTTGCAAAAGAATGTAAACGTCAATGCACAAAATGGATTTGGGAGGACTGCGCTGCAG gtAATGAAACTTGGGAACCCCGAAATTGCCAGGAGGTTGCTCATTAGCGGTGCAAACCCCAACCTGAAAGACAGTACTGGCTTCGCTGTAATTCATGATGTAGCCAGAGAGGGTTTTCTGGACACTTTGCAGACTCTGCTGGAGTTTAAAGCTGATGTTAACATTGAGGATAACGAGGGCAACCTGCCCTTGCACTTGGCCGCCCGGGAGGGGCATGTGCGGgtggtggagctgctgctggagcgCGCGGAGTGCAAGGTGGGCCACCAGAACAAGCGGGGGGCCACCGCCTACGACCTGGCCAAGCTCTACAAGAGATCCGCCGTGGTGAAGCTCTTGGAGGACAGCAGCTTCTTCCCTGCAGCCATGAATTAA
- the CDKN2C gene encoding cyclin-dependent kinase 4 inhibitor C isoform X2 translates to MKGGIPSGTWMHTATEELFLGAVAAKSQIPTVNRVMKLGNPEIARRLLISGANPNLKDSTGFAVIHDVAREGFLDTLQTLLEFKADVNIEDNEGNLPLHLAAREGHVRVVELLLERAECKVGHQNKRGATAYDLAKLYKRSAVVKLLEDSSFFPAAMN, encoded by the exons ATGAAAGGGGGGATCCCGAGCGGGACTTGGATGCACACTGCTACGGAAGAACTTTTCCTCGGAGCTGTTGCTGCTAAGTCTCAGATCCCGACTGTGAACAGG gtAATGAAACTTGGGAACCCCGAAATTGCCAGGAGGTTGCTCATTAGCGGTGCAAACCCCAACCTGAAAGACAGTACTGGCTTCGCTGTAATTCATGATGTAGCCAGAGAGGGTTTTCTGGACACTTTGCAGACTCTGCTGGAGTTTAAAGCTGATGTTAACATTGAGGATAACGAGGGCAACCTGCCCTTGCACTTGGCCGCCCGGGAGGGGCATGTGCGGgtggtggagctgctgctggagcgCGCGGAGTGCAAGGTGGGCCACCAGAACAAGCGGGGGGCCACCGCCTACGACCTGGCCAAGCTCTACAAGAGATCCGCCGTGGTGAAGCTCTTGGAGGACAGCAGCTTCTTCCCTGCAGCCATGAATTAA